The following proteins come from a genomic window of Pirellulales bacterium:
- a CDS encoding flippase, which produces MSTHLSARRILTNAASSWGMYATQLVVAFVMSPIMVRGLGDQRYGIWSLVESTIAYLALFDFGVGASVVRHISRFHEVRDEEGLKRVYSTCLLIFVTAGASVLAITLTAALLWAHPFGYSDSLASDTRWLLALFGVRLAVGLPLSVYPAMLDGFARYPTKSAIRSTFLLIGSGAFLIVLVSGGSIRDLAISNVATHIAEHVCLALAVRRQHPSLRFAPRHVDRAMLKQIRGYSVPAFVALLAGQISFRTDAIVIGSFLDPRYITFFGIAAKLVEYAKMSLYSAATVLTPEISALEARGDIAGIRRVLIQATRYVLLAMIPVQVGFVLLGRQFITLWMGDAVYADASYPSLVILSIPFSLAVSQAISGRILYGTGRLSWFARMTMVEAGLNLVMSLALVQRFGIIGVAWGTSIPNLVFNVALAIYVCRMFGVPLVQYLRQSFLKPLLLAIVPIAYWNAATSWLAIDDWATLLVVGGSGLGLYAALALLAEFGPRACLRTIRSWLRPIATPQNDSGTVATQLRNQSQNQPHSEPCPDDAKAELPVAEPSAV; this is translated from the coding sequence GTGAGCACGCACTTGAGCGCGCGACGTATTTTGACGAACGCAGCTTCGAGTTGGGGTATGTACGCCACCCAGCTTGTGGTGGCGTTCGTCATGTCGCCGATCATGGTGCGTGGACTGGGTGACCAGCGGTACGGCATCTGGTCACTGGTCGAATCGACAATCGCGTATCTTGCGCTGTTCGATTTTGGCGTCGGCGCCTCCGTAGTACGACATATTTCGCGATTTCATGAGGTCCGCGACGAAGAGGGGTTGAAGCGAGTCTATAGCACGTGCCTGTTGATTTTCGTCACGGCGGGCGCGTCGGTGCTGGCGATCACGCTGACTGCGGCGCTCTTGTGGGCGCATCCATTTGGCTATAGCGACAGTCTGGCGAGCGACACACGCTGGCTTTTGGCGCTGTTCGGTGTGCGACTGGCAGTCGGGCTACCGTTGTCGGTGTACCCGGCAATGTTGGATGGCTTTGCGCGCTATCCCACGAAGAGCGCGATCCGCTCCACGTTCTTGTTGATCGGAAGCGGCGCGTTTTTGATCGTACTGGTGAGCGGAGGCTCGATTCGCGATCTGGCAATTTCGAATGTGGCCACGCACATTGCGGAGCACGTGTGCTTGGCGCTGGCGGTGCGCCGCCAGCATCCGAGCTTGCGCTTCGCGCCGCGGCATGTCGATCGCGCGATGCTAAAACAGATACGCGGGTACAGCGTGCCGGCGTTCGTGGCGCTGCTGGCGGGGCAAATTTCGTTTCGGACCGACGCTATCGTGATCGGCAGTTTCTTGGATCCGCGGTACATCACCTTCTTCGGCATCGCGGCGAAGCTGGTGGAGTACGCCAAGATGTCGCTGTATTCGGCGGCCACCGTGCTGACTCCGGAGATCAGCGCGCTGGAAGCGCGAGGCGATATCGCGGGCATACGCCGAGTACTGATCCAGGCGACCCGATATGTACTTCTGGCGATGATTCCTGTGCAGGTGGGCTTTGTGCTGCTGGGGCGCCAGTTCATCACGCTATGGATGGGGGACGCGGTATACGCCGACGCCAGCTATCCTTCTCTGGTAATTCTGTCGATCCCCTTTTCGCTGGCGGTTTCGCAGGCGATCAGCGGACGCATTTTATATGGCACAGGCCGACTGTCGTGGTTTGCGCGAATGACGATGGTCGAGGCGGGTCTGAACCTAGTCATGAGCCTGGCGCTGGTGCAGCGGTTTGGGATTATCGGCGTGGCGTGGGGTACTTCGATTCCAAACCTCGTCTTCAATGTCGCGCTGGCGATTTATGTCTGCCGCATGTTTGGCGTGCCTCTGGTCCAATACCTGCGACAGTCGTTCTTGAAGCCGTTGCTGTTGGCAATCGTTCCAATAGCTTATTGGAATGCCGCCACAAGCTGGCTTGCGATTGATGATTGGGCCACCCTCTTGGTGGTTGGAGGCTCGGGACTCGGCCTATACGCGGCATTGGCGCTGCTGGCGGAGTTTGGCCCACGCGCTTGCTTGCGAACGATCAGAAGCTGGCTCCGGCCGATCGCCACACCGCAGAACGACTCCGGGACGGTGGCCACCCAATTGCGAAATCAATCGCAAAACCAACCACACAGCGAGCCGTGCCCAGACGACGCCAAAGCGGAGCTGCCGGTCGCCGAACCGAGCGCCGTTTAG